CTTCTCCTGCAAACCTCGCAAGGCCCGCCCCGCACGTAACCCGCGCACGGGCGAAACAGTCCTCATCGAGGAGCGCCTCGTCCCCACGTTCAAGTTCAGCAACGACATCAAGGACAAAATCAACTCGCTCGAGACCATCTTCGATGGTGCAACCGTCGAACCAGAGGCCAAGGAAGAAGATATCGAGATTCCGGCGCAAGGCATCAACCTCGCTGCCGAATAGCGGATTCCAACGCTTCCTGCACATAGATTTCGAGGCGGATTTAATCCGCCCAAGCCATCAATTGTTTCTTTCTTGAAAGCTAGATATCTAAATAAGACGTGATTCATCCTCTCGTCTTTTTCTAAATTTAGGGGCACTATGAGTCTAAAATTTGAAACCCCCATTACCGAAGTTCCGCTGTTCCACCAGGGCAAAGTACGCGACATGTACGACCTGGGCGACAGCTTCCTGATGGTCGCCAGCGACCGTCTTTCCGCTTTTGACGTGGTGCTCCCCACCCCGATCCCTGGTAAGGGCAAAATCCTCAACCAGCTTTCGCTGTTCTGGTTCCAGCACCTCGGCATGAAGAACCACCTCATCACCGCCGACGTGAACGAATACCCGGACGTGCTCAAGAAGCACGCCGACTACCTCCGCGGCCGTTCCATGATCGTGAAGAAGGCCCACCGCCATTCCGTGGAATGCATCGTGCGCGGCTACATCGTGGGTTCCGGTTGGAAGGACTACCAGAAGACCGGCAAGATCTGCGGTCATGTCCTCCCCGAAGGCCTGCAGCTCTGCCAGAAGCTCGAAAAGCCGCTCTACACGCCGAGCACCAAGCCCGACGTTGGCCACGACGAGAACATCAGCTTCGAACAGACTTTCGATATCGTGGGCGAAAAGGTCGCAACAACGCTCCGTGACATGTCCCTCGACATCTACACGAAGGCCCGCGACTACGCTGCCTCCAAGGGCATCATCCTCGCCGACACCAAGTTCGAATTCGGTGAAATCGACGGCGAAACCATCCTCATCGACGAAGTGCTCACGCCGGACTCCAGCCGTTACTGGCCGGCAGACAAGTACCAGGTCGGCAAGAACCAGGAAAGCTTCGACAAGCAGTACGTCCGCGACTGGCTCGAAACTCTCGACTGGGGCAAGACCTACCCGGGTCCGGAAATTCCGCCTGAC
This genomic interval from uncultured Fibrobacter sp. contains the following:
- a CDS encoding HU family DNA-binding protein, with protein sequence MPNITKQSLIQEIAKSTGFVRGDIKTVVEQFLELVGEKLVDGNTIEIRGFGTFSCKPRKARPARNPRTGETVLIEERLVPTFKFSNDIKDKINSLETIFDGATVEPEAKEEDIEIPAQGINLAAE
- a CDS encoding phosphoribosylaminoimidazolesuccinocarboxamide synthase — its product is MSLKFETPITEVPLFHQGKVRDMYDLGDSFLMVASDRLSAFDVVLPTPIPGKGKILNQLSLFWFQHLGMKNHLITADVNEYPDVLKKHADYLRGRSMIVKKAHRHSVECIVRGYIVGSGWKDYQKTGKICGHVLPEGLQLCQKLEKPLYTPSTKPDVGHDENISFEQTFDIVGEKVATTLRDMSLDIYTKARDYAASKGIILADTKFEFGEIDGETILIDEVLTPDSSRYWPADKYQVGKNQESFDKQYVRDWLETLDWGKTYPGPEIPPDVVKNTLAKYEEIFVRLTGKQPEL